TCCCCGACGGCGATGGCGTCGTAACGGTAGAGCTGTCGTTGCGGCAGGTCGGTGAGGACCTTGCGGGGGCTCAGGCGCTCGAGCAGGGGAGCTAGCAGCTTCACCCCCTCAGTCTAGCCGTGTGCTCAAGGGTTGGGGCAGTTGTCGATGACCGGGATGCCCTTGAGGAGCACCTTGCCCGAGTTGCCCGCCGAATTGTAGAAGGTGAGCTCGAGCTGGGTGTAGCCGATGATGTTGGGCGTGGGCACCACCACGATCTTGGACATCTGCTGGCCGCTGACGAGGTAGGGTGCGGCCCCGGGGCCGAAGGCGAAGTTGACCTGGATGTAGCCGGGCGGGTCCTCGACGTAGGTGTTATCGCCGTACACGTAAGTGCTCACCGTGCTGCGCTCGCCCGTGGTCTGGCCCACGAACACCGACTCCCAGCGGTCGAGGTCGCCCTCGAAGCGGAAGTTGTAGCGCCCGGTGGTGAAGGTGTTGTCGCAGATGTACGAGCCCCCCTTGCTGTCTTTATACTCCGTCTCATAACCGAGAATCTTGACATACAGCCCAGGGATTCGGCCTTGGCTTATGTCGATGGTAATAGTGCAGGCTGCGAGGAGGAGGGCCAGCGGGAATGCTAACCAAAGTTTTCTCATACTCTCAGGGTAGCTACCTACATAAGAAACGGGTTAGGCCCGTCTTTGGCAACATTAGACTGGCATTATGGCGTACTGGCTGTTGAAGTCCGAACCCGACACCTTCAGCATCGACGACCTCGAGCGCGAGCAGACCACCCTCTGGGAGGGGGTACGCAACTACCAGGCCCGCAACTTCCTGCGCTCTATGCAGCCGGGCGACCTGGCCTTCTTCTACCACTCCAGCACCGAGCCGCCGGGCATCGTGGGGCTGTGCAGGGTCCTGCGCAGCGGCGTAGTGGACCCCACCCAGTTCGACCCGCGCAGCGAGTACTACGACCCCGCCGCCCAGCCGGAGAACCCCCGTTGGTGGACGGTGGAGGTGGGCTTCGTGCGGCGCTTCGGGCGCATGGTGAGCCTCGAGACCCTGCGCCAGAGCTTCACCCCCGACGAGCTGTGGGTGGTCCGGCGCGGCAACCGCCTCTCGGTGATGCCGGTGGGCGAGGAAGCCGCAAGGCGCATCCTCGAGCTGGCCGGGGAAGCCGTCGACTCAGCTTAGAAGCCCGTGGCTCGCCGAGGGCCGGGGCATCTGACGTTACGACCTGCGCCCCTCAAACCATCTCCCCCACCACCTCTTCCGCCACCCGCACCAATGCTCCCGAGCGGATCAGCTCCCGCAGGCGCGAGAGCTCGGGCTTGAGGTAGCGGTCGCTGCCCAGGTGCGGGATCTCCTGCCGGATGCGCCGGTAGATGGCCTCCACGCCCTTGCCCGGTCGCAAGGGCGCGTGGAAGTCGAGGGCCTGGGCCGCCGAGGCCAGCTCGATGGCCAGCACCCACAGCACGTTCTCGTAGATGGCGCGGGCCTTGCGGGCGGCGTGGGTGCCCATCGAGACGTGGTCCTCCTGGTTGGCGCTGGTGGGGATGGAGTCCACGGAGGCCGGGTGGGCGAGCACCTTGTTCTCGCTGACGAGGGCGGCGGCGGTGTACTGGCTGATCATCAGGCCGGAGTTGAGGCCGCTGCCCTCGGCCAAAAAGGCCGGGAGGCCCGAGAGCGAGGGGTTGAGCATCTGCTCGATGCGGCGCTCGGAGATGTTGGCGAGCTCGGCCAGGGCGATGCCGGCGTAGTCGGCGGCCAGGGCCAGGGGCTGGCCGTGGAAATTGCCGGCTGAGAGGGTGCGGGCCTCG
The window above is part of the Calidithermus timidus DSM 17022 genome. Proteins encoded here:
- a CDS encoding EVE domain-containing protein, translated to MAYWLLKSEPDTFSIDDLEREQTTLWEGVRNYQARNFLRSMQPGDLAFFYHSSTEPPGIVGLCRVLRSGVVDPTQFDPRSEYYDPAAQPENPRWWTVEVGFVRRFGRMVSLETLRQSFTPDELWVVRRGNRLSVMPVGEEAARRILELAGEAVDSA